The genomic window aaaaacatttttattttttcttcattttgctgtAACGGAAACTGCCATTGGGGCAAAACGACCTtaataacgaaaaaaaaaaaaaaaaaaacacacaccctCTGGATGGCCCATCGTAGGAGCTACACCCAACGGTTGTTTGCCTCCTCACTGTGAATTAAACAGAAAAGGTAAGAAACATTTAAGCCACATTCGTTCCCCCTTATTTGCACATTTgttgtgtaaaaatgggcaTGCATACAGGTCCCCACACGTTGTATGAAGTGCCTATCTCGGCTAGCCAAATTGCCCCCTGCTgatgcgcaaaaaaaaaaaaaaaaaaaaactgacttgttcataacTTTTTAACCATTCTGTGCACAATAGTAGCACAGCGGATAAAATTCACCTGCACAGGtcagcaaaaaaggggaaacgtCTTACCCTGCGATAGTAAAACTGGCAGGTAATATTACCACAGATGGTCAACCCTTTTATGCGATGCGTGAACCCTGCGTGGTGGAATTAGGcaaatgcatttttccccttgcaATGTGTCCGAACGTTGACTCCAACTCTTTGTCTTTCTACATTTTGTGTAGAGATACCGCTTCGAGCGGCACCCATCCTCCCTTCATTTGTCTTGACGAAGTagcgacaaaaaaaagttcacacAGTTCAACGAACTGTTACATGGTCTACACGTTACGATGTCAGTATGGGGGGATTTTCTCCCAGTTTCGGCTCTCCCCCGAGGATCGGTCAACATATGTATAACGTTGcgcgaaaaagggggagaaacaGCTCTCTCCATGGGAACGTCCAAGAAATGCAATTCAAATAAGCCAAGGCGGGTTACTTCGGGAAGGTATATTCCAATTGAGGCTCTCAACCGGCGCGCACACGAGGTGGTACCCTTGCTCATACGAACAGATAcgtttaaaagaaagaaaaaaaaaaaaaatgtaacagaGCGGGGTCCAAACGGAAGAGCGAAAATTGTTACCCTTATTTCGATTCATTTGGTACAACTTTGCCAAAATTTTAACTAGGCATTCTTTACTATGTTGGTCTCCACTACGACGAACTGCTGCTTTCCAGCACCACGCTTAGTCAGTTGTGCcgttatacatttttattacccCCTTTGCATTCACCCTGAAAAGAGAGGGGAAGTTTTGGGTAACAATTGTGTGTCGACCACGCCTCAAGGGGTgagcatgtttttttttcgtcgtaGCAGCACCCGCGCGGGCCtgtgcattccttttttatccccTCGTGTGTTCACTTAGATGAGGCCACGTTGTGAagcttctttctcctttaccCTTGAACAgaacgcctttttttttttactccgcCGTTCAACATTTTGCATTGCTCCTCCTTGTGAAGTCGGACTAGATGAAGGATGGCATGGCTAAATTGTCGCGCCTGCTGTGTGGTTAAGTAGATCGCTACTTCGACGCGTTACCCCTTCACGAATTCGTCGTTTCACTGTTTTACCACTttgtggttttttttttttttttttttgctaaccCCTTGGCTGGCTTGGATACACCCCGCGGCACCTTCCCCCACATCGCAAAATCGGCCCTTCCAATAAGGCCACGCTGTGCTTTGCCCCTGCTGCTGTGGCTGTACGAAATTGCGAGAGATTCCCCAAGCAAGCAAGCAACCAACCATACATACATCCACCGCGTGCGTTCTTTTCAGTTCACCCGTTCATCATTTGCATACCCGCTGGTGATTACCTAATTGTACCTGTCGCTACCCATAAAGAGGGGTCTGCAagatgagtttttttttccccaaaggATGCAGCACGTTTAAGTGGTACAAGAGAAGTAACTTCTTCAATCAGGGCTATTACGAAAGGACACTAGCTGTGTTGTTGAGCAGCAGCGTCGTGTATTACTGCACGTTCAGGGATGaggaaaagagaagagaGTTCAAATTacacgtaaaaaatgtaaagaggGATTTAAGTACATTCCTCCTAGGGGGGCAAACCAACAGTAGTGGAAATGAAACATTATTTAGGAGTAAAAATGTATCCTTCTGCGATACGAATAAGAAGGGATTCCGTCACCCTTTGTGGAGATCAGAAGAGAAGAGACCCATTGAAAAGATGGAAAACGCCATTCTTTTTAGTGGTTCTTCCAATCCTTTGTTGAGTAAAAATATAGCAGACCATTTGGGTACTATCCTAGGGAGAGTACACCTGAAGAGATTCGCAGACGGGGAAGTCTCTATGCAGTTTCTGGAGAGCATCCGTGGGAAGGACGTCTACATCATACAGCCAACGTGTCCACCAGTGAATGAAAATCTGATCGAGCTGTTACTTATGATTTCCACGTGTAGGAGAGCGTCTGCAAAAAAGATCACGGCGGTTATTCCTTACTATGGTTATGCAAGACAAGACAGGAAACTAAGTTCCAGGGTACCAATTTCAGCAGCAGATGTGGCAAGGATGATTGAAGCCATGGGGGTAGATCGTGTTGTTGCAATTGATTTGCACTCGGGGCAAATACAAGGATTCTTTGGGCCAAGGGTACCAGTAGATAACCTGGAAGCGCAACTAATAGGGTTGGATTACTTCACAAAGAAGGATTTGTACAAACCCGTTATTGTTTCTCCTGACGCGGGAGGAGTATATCGAGCAAGGAAGTTTCAAGACGGACTAAACCATAGAGGGATAAGTGAATGTGGAATAGCTATGCTAATAAAACAAAGGACCAAGCCAaatgaaattgaaaaaatggacttGGTTGGAAATGTATACGATT from Plasmodium coatneyi strain Hackeri chromosome 12, complete sequence includes these protein-coding regions:
- a CDS encoding Phosphoribosylpyrophosphate synthetase, which produces MSFFFPKGCSTFKWYKRSNFFNQGYYERTLAVLLSSSVVYYCTFRDEEKRREFKLHVKNVKRDLSTFLLGGQTNSSGNETLFRSKNVSFCDTNKKGFRHPLWRSEEKRPIEKMENAILFSGSSNPLLSKNIADHLGTILGRVHLKRFADGEVSMQFLESIRGKDVYIIQPTCPPVNENLIELLLMISTCRRASAKKITAVIPYYGYARQDRKLSSRVPISAADVARMIEAMGVDRVVAIDLHSGQIQGFFGPRVPVDNLEAQLIGLDYFTKKDLYKPVIVSPDAGGVYRARKFQDGLNHRGISECGIAMLIKQRTKPNEIEKMDLVGNVYDSDVIIVDDMIDTSGTLCEAAKQLKKHGARRVFAFATHGLFSGPAIERIENSPLEEVVVTDTVKSNKNIDSCKKITKLSVSVLVADAIRRIHQKESLNDLFNMKG